Proteins encoded together in one Rhizobacter sp. J219 window:
- a CDS encoding ubiquinone biosynthesis protein COQ4: MVKARHRFESQSSSQTLAEGLVEYFAANPLLKRDDDLLSPEAKQFFRSHDIVHVLYGCGTTMPDEAIVKLSSLMGTTGGLSVLRGYTHHETLDIYTKLPPGSTVLALLSAPYLIVRTLWRCSRQKQRWPWVEHQQFLDVPLSEIRAKFGIKVAHANRAA; encoded by the coding sequence ATGGTCAAGGCAAGGCACCGCTTCGAATCACAGAGCAGTTCGCAAACTCTGGCAGAAGGATTGGTTGAGTACTTTGCGGCCAACCCGCTGCTCAAGCGAGACGACGATCTGCTTTCACCCGAGGCCAAGCAGTTCTTCCGCTCACATGACATCGTTCATGTCTTGTACGGCTGTGGCACCACGATGCCAGATGAAGCCATAGTAAAGCTTTCAAGCCTTATGGGTACAACGGGTGGTCTGTCGGTTCTTCGTGGCTACACGCATCACGAAACTCTGGACATCTACACAAAGCTACCGCCGGGTAGCACGGTTTTAGCCCTGCTGTCGGCGCCCTACCTGATCGTTCGCACGCTTTGGCGCTGCAGTCGGCAAAAGCAGCGCTGGCCTTGGGTCGAGCATCAGCAGTTCCTCGATGTGCCGCTTAGCGAAATTCGAGCAAAGTTCGGCATCAAGGTGGCCCATGCAAACCGCGCCGCCTAA
- a CDS encoding PPC domain-containing DNA-binding protein: protein MQLRPIRLSPGCDLRRSLEEVGLMPESESAFVVAGIGSLVMATLRFAGETAESEIPGPLEILSLSGTLGVSGAHLHASVSDASGRVYGGHLCYGNEVRTTAEVLLAPLKDWLLTREHDPATGYKELVVRRRE, encoded by the coding sequence ATGCAACTTCGGCCAATCCGTCTCTCGCCAGGCTGTGACCTTCGGCGCTCACTAGAAGAGGTTGGCCTAATGCCAGAGAGTGAATCAGCCTTTGTAGTCGCAGGCATCGGCAGCTTGGTCATGGCCACACTTAGATTTGCTGGCGAAACCGCGGAATCAGAGATTCCGGGTCCGCTTGAAATCCTCAGCCTTTCAGGAACGCTCGGCGTGTCTGGGGCCCATCTACATGCATCCGTCTCAGATGCATCTGGTCGCGTCTACGGCGGGCACCTCTGCTATGGCAACGAGGTTAGAACCACCGCAGAGGTCCTGCTGGCACCGTTGAAAGACTGGTTGCTCACGCGGGAGCACGATCCAGCTACCGGCTACAAAGAGCTGGTAGTCCGCCGTCGTGAGTAG
- a CDS encoding SRPBCC family protein gives MQIEHKTTVLAPPSVLFHIYEDVSNWHVWDPDTKRAFLDGPLQVGAKGKLTPTKGNTVPMRITEVTRDRSFTVESKIPLFRMVFEHELAPTNGGTEVVHRVTLSGPLLLILGRMLGKQIDSGLPVTLKKLKQLAEARSAA, from the coding sequence ATGCAGATCGAGCACAAGACAACCGTACTTGCTCCGCCCAGCGTCCTGTTCCACATCTACGAGGATGTCTCCAATTGGCACGTCTGGGACCCAGACACCAAACGCGCATTCCTGGATGGTCCGCTCCAGGTGGGTGCCAAAGGGAAGCTCACCCCAACCAAAGGCAATACGGTCCCGATGCGGATCACTGAGGTAACCCGCGATCGATCATTCACCGTCGAGTCAAAGATTCCACTGTTTCGCATGGTCTTCGAGCACGAGCTCGCGCCTACAAACGGCGGAACTGAGGTCGTGCACAGGGTCACCCTCTCGGGGCCTCTTCTGCTCATCCTCGGCCGCATGCTCGGCAAGCAGATAGATTCAGGTCTGCCGGTCACCTTGAAGAAGCTCAAGCAGTTGGCCGAGGCGCGCAGTGCGGCCTAA
- a CDS encoding error-prone DNA polymerase → MQVQAQRAGIQVPAGTRAPGAHRDQLLAQAHVQGGPQALPQGGAPQYLLQIKTELRLIRKKDYERYFLTVADIVGWAREQGILCQGRGSAANSLVCFCLGVTEVDPERGAQLLFGRFISDERNEPPDIDIDFEHQRREEVIQHIYAKYGRHRAALTAVVIRYRPRSALRDVGRALGIDLQRIEAVSKSVHWFDLRVEDERLRECGFDPRSPMVQLWLELTHQLIGTPRHLSQHPGGFVIASEEIARWVPVENAAMEGRSVIQWEKDDLESLGLMKVDILALGMLSALRRSLEFLARKLGRPVQMHQLPEGPDDPTWDMICAADTVGVFQIESRAQMSMLPRLKPRVYYDLVVEVAIVRPGPIQGGMVHPYLKNRQLPDDQIEYPGKLRQALGRTKGVPIFQEQVMQIAMLAADFTAGEADQLRRAMAAWKRDGDLGPFHDRLVGRMVKNGYDKEFAERIFQQIQGFGEYGFPESHAAGFALLAYASSWLKCHHPDAFLAGLLNSQPMGFYAPAQLVRDARAHGVEVREVDVNLSAWEASLEGLPLSVDGQGDAFDAPLWPVRLGLNNVSGLSADAAERIFTARVNAPFASVEDLARRAGLNAHELKALAHANALKPLAGHRHQAAWAVAGIDTRPTTLLRATRVHETPALLAAPAEFDDMRADYQSVGLTLGRHPLAMLREQLRVFKVETAATLRGYPSGRLARASGIVTHRQRPPTAKGTMFITLEDETGAINIVVWPQVVETQRQPLLASRLMTVYGQWQREGDDRFAVMHLVAVKVIDHTHLLAGLDSRSRDFK, encoded by the coding sequence GTGCAAGTTCAAGCTCAGCGAGCTGGAATACAAGTACCCGCAGGAACTCGTGCCCCCGGGGCACACCGCGACCAGCTACTTGCGCAGGCTCACGTTCAAGGGGGCCCGCAAGCGCTACCCCAAGGGGGTGCCCCCCAATACCTGCTTCAGATCAAGACCGAGCTGCGGCTGATCCGGAAGAAGGACTACGAGCGCTACTTCCTCACCGTGGCCGACATCGTCGGCTGGGCGCGCGAGCAGGGCATCCTGTGCCAGGGGCGCGGCAGCGCGGCCAATTCGCTGGTGTGCTTCTGTCTCGGCGTGACCGAGGTGGACCCGGAGCGGGGTGCGCAACTGCTCTTCGGCCGCTTCATCAGCGACGAGCGCAACGAGCCGCCCGACATCGACATCGACTTCGAGCACCAGCGCCGCGAAGAGGTCATCCAGCACATCTACGCCAAGTACGGCCGCCATCGTGCCGCGCTCACGGCTGTCGTCATCCGCTACCGGCCGCGCTCGGCGCTGCGCGACGTCGGCCGCGCGCTGGGCATCGACCTGCAGCGCATCGAGGCCGTCTCGAAGAGCGTGCACTGGTTCGACCTGCGGGTGGAAGACGAGCGCCTGCGCGAGTGCGGCTTCGATCCCCGGTCGCCGATGGTGCAGCTCTGGCTCGAACTCACGCACCAGCTCATCGGCACGCCCCGTCACCTGAGCCAGCACCCTGGGGGTTTCGTCATCGCCTCCGAGGAGATCGCGCGATGGGTGCCGGTCGAGAACGCCGCGATGGAAGGGCGCAGCGTCATCCAGTGGGAGAAAGACGACCTCGAATCGCTGGGCCTGATGAAGGTCGACATCCTCGCGCTCGGCATGCTGAGCGCGCTCAGGCGCTCGCTCGAATTCCTGGCCCGCAAGCTCGGCCGCCCGGTGCAGATGCACCAGCTGCCCGAAGGGCCCGACGACCCCACCTGGGACATGATCTGCGCCGCCGACACGGTCGGCGTGTTCCAGATCGAGAGCCGCGCGCAGATGAGCATGCTGCCGCGCCTCAAGCCGCGCGTGTACTACGACCTGGTGGTCGAGGTGGCCATCGTGCGGCCCGGGCCCATCCAGGGCGGCATGGTCCACCCCTACCTGAAAAACCGCCAGCTGCCCGACGACCAGATCGAGTACCCCGGCAAGCTCAGGCAGGCGCTGGGCCGCACGAAAGGCGTGCCCATCTTCCAGGAGCAGGTGATGCAGATCGCGATGCTCGCGGCCGACTTCACCGCCGGCGAGGCCGACCAGCTGCGCCGTGCCATGGCGGCGTGGAAGCGCGACGGCGACCTCGGGCCCTTCCATGACCGGCTCGTCGGCCGCATGGTGAAGAACGGCTACGACAAGGAATTCGCCGAACGCATCTTCCAGCAGATCCAGGGCTTCGGCGAATACGGGTTCCCCGAGAGCCATGCCGCCGGCTTTGCGCTGCTGGCCTATGCCAGCAGCTGGCTCAAGTGCCACCACCCCGATGCCTTTCTCGCCGGGCTGCTCAACAGCCAGCCGATGGGCTTCTATGCGCCGGCGCAGCTGGTGCGCGATGCACGCGCGCATGGGGTCGAGGTGCGCGAGGTCGACGTGAACCTCAGCGCCTGGGAGGCCTCGCTCGAAGGCCTGCCGCTGTCGGTGGACGGGCAGGGCGACGCGTTCGACGCGCCCCTGTGGCCGGTGCGCCTGGGCCTCAACAACGTGTCGGGCCTGTCGGCCGATGCGGCCGAGCGCATCTTCACCGCCCGCGTCAACGCGCCTTTTGCGAGTGTCGAAGACCTGGCCCGGCGCGCAGGGCTCAACGCACACGAACTCAAGGCCCTGGCGCACGCCAACGCCTTGAAGCCGCTCGCCGGCCATCGGCACCAGGCGGCGTGGGCCGTGGCCGGCATCGACACCCGCCCCACCACGCTGCTGCGTGCCACGCGTGTGCACGAAACGCCGGCCTTGCTGGCCGCGCCGGCCGAGTTCGACGACATGCGGGCCGACTACCAGTCGGTCGGGCTCACCCTGGGACGCCATCCGCTGGCGATGCTGCGCGAGCAATTGCGGGTGTTCAAGGTCGAGACCGCCGCCACCTTGCGCGGCTACCCGAGCGGGCGCCTGGCGCGTGCAAGCGGCATCGTCACCCACCGCCAGCGGCCGCCCACGGCCAAGGGCACCATGTTCATCACGCTCGAAGACGAAACCGGCGCCATCAACATCGTCGTCTGGCCGCAGGTGGTCGAGACGCAGCGACAGCCGCTGCTCGCCTCACGCCTGATGACGGTCTATGGCCAATGGCAACGCGAGGGCGACGACAGGTTCGCGGTGATGCACCTGGTGGCCGTCAAGGTGATCGACCACACGCACCTGCTGGCCGGGCTCGACAGCCGCAGCCGGGATTTCAAGTGA
- a CDS encoding CaiB/BaiF CoA-transferase family protein: MSDPAAAGALPLAGIRVVDLTRLLPGPLATQHLRELGAEVHKVEGPAEQGQDDGARHLGRTEAERSRGEPGLMFRHLNAGKTLHRLDLRTPEGVAGLHTLLQDADVLVEGFRPGVMDRLGVGWTELHARYPRLVMCAISGYGQHSAWAHRAGHDLNYVAMAGVLEQLATHEGEVITPNFQIGDLMGGTQAAVQGILAALLGVQRRGQGRFVDVSMTHEVLRHHVLAGMAVARTGRAPPQGRDLLSGGAPCYGVYATADARHLAVGALELPFWQRLCQTLGEPGWAQQHWSLGQAVGGPEAIALRARLVQRFKSQPLAHWVALFETVDCCVTPVLRLDEALAHPLNARFAHLFS; encoded by the coding sequence TTGAGTGACCCGGCGGCAGCCGGTGCGCTGCCGCTGGCCGGCATCCGTGTCGTCGACCTGACGCGCCTGCTGCCCGGCCCCCTGGCCACGCAGCACCTGCGCGAACTGGGCGCCGAGGTGCACAAGGTCGAAGGCCCGGCCGAGCAAGGCCAGGACGACGGGGCCCGCCACCTGGGGCGCACCGAGGCCGAGCGCTCGCGCGGCGAGCCCGGTCTGATGTTCCGCCACCTCAACGCCGGCAAGACGCTGCACCGCCTCGACCTGCGCACACCCGAGGGTGTGGCCGGCCTGCACACGCTGCTGCAGGACGCCGACGTGCTGGTCGAAGGCTTCCGGCCCGGCGTGATGGACCGCCTGGGCGTCGGCTGGACCGAGCTGCACGCGCGCTATCCGCGCCTCGTGATGTGTGCCATCAGTGGCTATGGCCAGCACAGCGCCTGGGCGCACCGCGCGGGGCACGACCTGAACTACGTCGCGATGGCCGGCGTGCTGGAGCAACTTGCCACGCACGAGGGCGAGGTCATCACGCCCAACTTCCAGATCGGCGACCTGATGGGTGGCACGCAGGCCGCGGTGCAGGGCATCCTCGCGGCGCTGCTGGGCGTGCAGCGCAGGGGGCAGGGCCGCTTCGTAGACGTGTCGATGACGCACGAGGTGCTGCGCCACCACGTGCTCGCCGGCATGGCCGTCGCGCGCACCGGCCGTGCGCCCCCGCAGGGGCGCGACTTGCTCTCGGGTGGTGCGCCGTGCTACGGCGTCTATGCCACGGCCGACGCGCGCCACCTCGCGGTGGGCGCGCTGGAGCTGCCCTTCTGGCAGCGCCTGTGCCAGACGCTCGGCGAGCCCGGCTGGGCGCAGCAGCACTGGTCGCTCGGGCAGGCGGTGGGCGGGCCCGAGGCCATCGCGCTGAGGGCCCGGCTGGTGCAGCGCTTCAAGAGCCAGCCGCTCGCGCACTGGGTGGCGCTCTTCGAGACTGTGGACTGCTGCGTGACGCCGGTGCTGCGCCTGGACGAAGCGCTCGCCCATCCGCTGAACGCCCGCTTCGCGCATTTATTTTCCTGA
- a CDS encoding NAD(P)H-binding protein encodes MASSPGTSRSALIAGATGLVGRELLPMLLASPQYVQVHALLRRALPERTSAGKLHTRVVDFARLPALPPVDDVFITLGTTIKVAGSQAAFRAVDFDAVVNTARAAREAGATRLGVVSALGANARSSVFYNRVKGEMQDAVAALGFESVVIVQPSLLVGDREKLGQPARPGEVWGARLLGWLPRSVRPIPAPQVARALLREVARGEAGVRVLRSGQLY; translated from the coding sequence ATGGCCTCCTCGCCCGGCACCTCCCGCAGCGCACTGATCGCAGGCGCCACCGGGCTCGTCGGGCGGGAACTGCTGCCGATGCTGCTGGCCTCGCCGCAGTACGTGCAGGTCCATGCGCTGCTGCGTCGCGCGCTGCCCGAGCGGACGTCGGCGGGCAAGTTGCACACCCGGGTGGTCGACTTCGCCCGGCTCCCGGCCCTGCCGCCGGTCGACGACGTGTTCATCACACTCGGCACCACGATCAAGGTGGCCGGCTCGCAGGCCGCGTTTCGTGCAGTCGACTTCGACGCGGTGGTCAACACCGCCCGGGCCGCCCGTGAGGCCGGCGCAACGCGCCTGGGCGTTGTCTCGGCGCTCGGTGCAAACGCGCGCTCGAGCGTGTTCTACAACCGCGTCAAAGGCGAAATGCAGGACGCGGTGGCGGCCCTCGGTTTCGAGAGCGTCGTCATCGTGCAGCCCTCGCTGCTGGTCGGTGACCGCGAGAAGCTCGGCCAGCCCGCCCGCCCAGGCGAGGTTTGGGGTGCCCGGCTCCTCGGCTGGCTGCCGCGCAGCGTGCGGCCGATCCCGGCGCCTCAGGTCGCCCGCGCGCTGCTGCGCGAGGTCGCCCGGGGCGAAGCCGGCGTGCGGGTATTGCGGTCCGGGCAGCTTTATTGA
- a CDS encoding DEAD/DEAH box helicase, with protein MSFDSLGLAEPLLRAVHEQGYTTPTPIQAQAIPVVLQGGDLLGGAQTGTGKTAGFTLPLLHRLMQKPAVRDARGRLPIRALILTPTRELAAQVEESVRNYGKHTKLTSMVMFGGVGMQPQIDKLKKGVDILVATPGRLLDHAQQRTLDLSHIEIFVLDEADRMLDMGFIHDIKKVLALLPQQKQSLLFSATFSDEIKALADRLLNKPALVEVARRNQTNDAIAQKVHPVGREMKKELLAHLIKENDWHQVLVFTRMKHGANRLVEYLLKQDISAMAIHGNKSQSARTKALADFKSGDLQVLVATDIAARGIDIDQLPHVVNFELPNVPEDYVHRIGRTGRAGAQGEAVSLVCVDENIFLRDIEKLIKREIPKEIVPGFEPPSHEKPEPIVLGRMTIGEGVKRGGHRHAGGGGSSRGGHGGGGGRPAQGRSEQKPAPRGPSQGQAPARTSGPSSHPPRHAPSGGGRAPAAKPQGPRPEPRREGSGKPQPRLTQPKR; from the coding sequence ATGTCTTTTGATTCCCTCGGCCTCGCCGAGCCGCTGCTGCGTGCCGTGCACGAACAGGGCTACACCACCCCCACCCCCATCCAGGCACAAGCCATTCCCGTCGTGCTGCAAGGCGGCGACCTCCTCGGCGGCGCACAGACTGGCACCGGCAAGACCGCCGGCTTCACGCTGCCGCTCCTGCACCGCCTGATGCAGAAGCCCGCGGTGCGCGATGCACGCGGCCGCCTGCCCATCCGCGCGCTGATCCTCACCCCCACCCGCGAACTCGCGGCGCAGGTCGAGGAAAGCGTGCGCAACTACGGCAAGCACACCAAGCTGACCTCGATGGTGATGTTCGGCGGCGTGGGCATGCAGCCGCAGATCGACAAGCTGAAGAAGGGTGTCGACATCCTCGTCGCCACCCCCGGCCGCCTGCTCGACCATGCGCAGCAGCGCACGCTCGACTTGAGCCACATCGAGATCTTCGTGCTCGACGAAGCCGACCGCATGCTCGACATGGGCTTCATCCACGACATCAAGAAGGTGCTGGCCCTCCTGCCGCAACAGAAGCAGAGCCTGCTCTTCTCGGCCACCTTCAGCGACGAGATCAAGGCCCTGGCCGACCGCCTGCTCAACAAGCCGGCACTGGTGGAAGTGGCCCGCCGCAACCAGACCAACGACGCCATCGCGCAGAAGGTGCACCCGGTCGGCCGCGAGATGAAGAAAGAGCTGCTCGCGCACCTGATCAAAGAGAACGACTGGCACCAGGTGCTGGTCTTCACGCGCATGAAGCACGGTGCGAACCGCCTCGTCGAATACCTGCTGAAGCAGGACATCAGCGCGATGGCCATCCACGGCAACAAGAGCCAGAGCGCGCGCACCAAGGCACTCGCCGACTTCAAGAGCGGCGACCTGCAGGTGCTGGTGGCAACCGACATCGCCGCACGCGGCATCGACATCGACCAGTTGCCCCACGTCGTGAACTTCGAGCTGCCCAACGTGCCTGAGGACTACGTGCACCGCATCGGCCGCACCGGCCGCGCGGGCGCGCAGGGCGAGGCGGTGTCGCTGGTGTGCGTGGATGAAAACATCTTCCTGCGCGACATCGAGAAACTCATCAAGCGCGAGATCCCGAAGGAGATCGTGCCCGGCTTCGAGCCGCCTTCGCACGAGAAGCCCGAGCCCATCGTGCTCGGCCGCATGACGATCGGCGAAGGCGTCAAGCGGGGAGGGCATCGCCATGCTGGCGGGGGCGGCAGCTCGCGCGGGGGCCACGGCGGCGGCGGTGGCCGGCCCGCCCAGGGTCGCTCGGAACAGAAACCGGCGCCGCGTGGCCCTTCGCAGGGGCAGGCCCCGGCGCGCACGAGCGGCCCGTCCAGCCACCCGCCGCGGCACGCGCCGTCGGGCGGCGGCCGTGCGCCGGCCGCCAAGCCGCAAGGGCCCCGGCCGGAGCCGCGCCGCGAAGGCTCGGGCAAGCCCCAGCCGCGCCTGACGCAACCCAAGCGCTGA
- a CDS encoding MFS transporter: MLKNAAAWWILSLTALYFMAIFIVWSYIAPVLQALFPMSGERLSATLMLFGVAGVVGTLLGGWANDRIGPRKTLLAQLVLMTGTMTLVPYTQGHYASMLATFMLWTVARFGMMAPQQTRPAVLSPSQAPLLFSLNSSMVYVSTALGAALGGAMSTVLGMQHLAWLSVPLGLLGMATVWIRARPSSPQGHMTPA, encoded by the coding sequence GTGCTGAAGAACGCCGCCGCGTGGTGGATCCTGTCGCTCACCGCGCTCTACTTCATGGCGATCTTCATCGTGTGGTCGTACATCGCGCCGGTGCTGCAGGCGCTCTTCCCGATGTCGGGTGAGCGCCTGTCGGCCACGCTCATGCTCTTCGGCGTGGCCGGCGTCGTGGGCACGCTGCTCGGCGGCTGGGCCAACGACCGCATCGGTCCGCGCAAGACGCTCTTGGCGCAGTTGGTGCTGATGACCGGCACGATGACGCTGGTGCCGTACACGCAAGGCCACTACGCCTCGATGCTCGCCACCTTCATGCTGTGGACCGTCGCCCGTTTCGGGATGATGGCGCCTCAGCAGACGCGCCCGGCCGTGCTCTCGCCTTCGCAGGCGCCACTGCTCTTCTCGCTCAACAGCTCGATGGTCTACGTGAGCACCGCGCTCGGCGCCGCGCTGGGCGGTGCGATGTCGACGGTGTTGGGCATGCAACACCTCGCGTGGCTGAGCGTGCCGCTCGGCCTTCTGGGCATGGCCACCGTGTGGATCAGGGCACGGCCCTCGTCGCCACAAGGCCACATGACACCGGCCTGA
- a CDS encoding serine hydrolase produces MSAKAKQFLEQKLRETIAECGVPALAAAMVRNGATMVSAQQGVRKLGASGAGNAVQPTDKFNLGSISKVITGNLMAKLIQDGVGGLQWSSRLGDVLPELWVLPNARDGYKNVTVEQLMVHTSGMPYQPKHDEGEDWKAYTVLQMHKEHLKDRRRRYSLAAVLDAPSFWPPGSGFEYGGGAIIAASMAEKKTGQTYEDLVKQHLFTPLGMTNSGFGVMSPGALDGPWQHTFNEETGAASPDGATHLPGYSWGCRTPVGAVCSSAADMAKFMLEHLRNDPQVFTAHTRSTMQTHQVTPHSHHVPGAFASSNPGSAEAVIDHNGHNHVSYSHLKLHLPQKLGVAAMSNIEGTLGTPAVNEMHETMYAMDTHWAALFGAGSPELIECAHPMPAITQAGATLMLFARRHDGRILRYRSTNGGVSWQAAGDFGGALVNSGLGAAASSNGQTLYLIGRGLDNKAWFTKSTNGGTTWTGWQSIRAGVFVTGAAIACSDNGHIVHAVGIGTDGHMWRTRSQDGGTSWTDWTPIGQGVFTSAPAIATSASGSTVHVAARGTDWRMWHNLSINSGSSFLPHWQSVGKGLFTSGPALATGGDGQRVHVVGRGTDRCLWRNRSDDGGSHWLAHWDAVRDGTFTSAPSLACDAAGNKLDLYAFGGDFAVYGTHSANGGDSFNAWSQKVSQFFI; encoded by the coding sequence ATGAGCGCCAAAGCCAAGCAATTCCTCGAACAGAAACTGCGCGAGACCATCGCCGAATGCGGGGTGCCCGCCCTGGCTGCGGCCATGGTGCGCAACGGCGCCACGATGGTCAGCGCCCAGCAGGGCGTGCGCAAACTCGGCGCCTCAGGCGCGGGCAACGCCGTCCAGCCCACCGACAAGTTCAACCTCGGCTCCATCAGCAAGGTGATCACCGGCAACTTGATGGCCAAGCTCATCCAGGACGGCGTGGGCGGCCTGCAGTGGTCGAGCCGCCTGGGCGACGTGCTGCCCGAGCTGTGGGTGCTGCCGAACGCGCGGGATGGCTACAAGAACGTGACGGTCGAGCAACTGATGGTCCACACCTCGGGCATGCCCTACCAGCCGAAGCACGACGAAGGCGAGGACTGGAAGGCGTACACCGTCCTGCAGATGCACAAGGAACACCTCAAGGATCGCCGCCGCAGGTACTCGCTGGCCGCGGTGCTTGATGCGCCGAGCTTCTGGCCCCCTGGCAGCGGCTTCGAGTACGGCGGTGGCGCGATCATCGCCGCGAGCATGGCCGAGAAGAAGACCGGCCAGACCTACGAGGACCTGGTGAAGCAACACCTCTTCACGCCGCTCGGCATGACCAACTCGGGCTTCGGGGTGATGTCGCCCGGCGCGCTCGACGGCCCATGGCAGCACACCTTCAACGAAGAGACGGGCGCGGCCAGCCCCGACGGTGCCACGCACCTGCCCGGCTACAGCTGGGGTTGCCGCACGCCGGTGGGTGCGGTCTGCAGCTCGGCGGCCGACATGGCCAAGTTCATGCTGGAGCACCTGCGCAACGACCCGCAGGTCTTCACCGCGCACACACGCAGCACGATGCAGACGCACCAGGTGACGCCGCACTCGCACCACGTGCCCGGTGCCTTTGCCTCGTCGAACCCCGGCTCGGCCGAGGCCGTGATCGACCACAACGGCCACAACCATGTGAGTTATTCGCACTTGAAGCTGCACCTGCCCCAGAAGCTGGGCGTTGCGGCGATGTCGAACATCGAAGGCACGCTCGGCACGCCCGCGGTGAACGAGATGCACGAAACGATGTACGCGATGGACACCCACTGGGCCGCGCTCTTCGGCGCCGGCAGCCCCGAGCTCATCGAATGCGCCCACCCGATGCCGGCCATCACTCAGGCCGGCGCGACGTTGATGCTCTTCGCACGGCGGCATGACGGCCGCATCCTGCGCTACCGCTCCACCAACGGCGGCGTGAGCTGGCAGGCTGCGGGCGATTTCGGCGGGGCGCTGGTCAACTCGGGCCTGGGCGCCGCGGCATCGAGCAACGGGCAGACGCTCTACCTCATCGGCCGCGGGCTCGACAACAAGGCTTGGTTCACCAAGTCAACCAACGGCGGCACCACCTGGACAGGCTGGCAGTCGATCCGGGCCGGCGTCTTCGTCACCGGCGCGGCCATCGCCTGCAGCGACAACGGCCACATCGTGCACGCCGTGGGCATCGGCACCGACGGCCACATGTGGCGCACCCGCTCGCAGGATGGCGGCACCAGCTGGACCGACTGGACGCCCATCGGCCAAGGGGTGTTCACCTCGGCCCCGGCCATCGCCACCTCGGCCTCCGGCTCCACCGTGCACGTGGCGGCACGCGGCACCGACTGGCGCATGTGGCACAACCTGTCGATCAACAGCGGCAGCAGCTTCCTGCCCCACTGGCAGTCGGTGGGCAAGGGCCTCTTCACTTCAGGCCCGGCGCTGGCCACGGGGGGCGATGGCCAGCGGGTGCATGTGGTGGGCCGAGGCACCGACCGCTGCCTGTGGCGCAACCGCAGCGACGACGGCGGCAGCCACTGGCTCGCGCACTGGGACGCGGTGCGGGACGGAACCTTCACCTCGGCCCCGTCGCTTGCCTGCGACGCGGCGGGCAACAAGCTCGACCTCTACGCCTTCGGCGGCGACTTCGCCGTCTACGGTACGCACTCCGCGAACGGTGGTGACAGCTTCAACGCCTGGTCGCAGAAGGTCTCGCAGTTCTTCATCTGA
- a CDS encoding DUF3089 domain-containing protein, whose protein sequence is MAAPVSTGSVDYSRPDTWLCRPGRNDVCALPMSVTTITADGKRSVSPPIVANANAPIDCFYVYPTVSNDPGGNSDMNAGPEEIGVTFAQFSPLRTQCRLFAPLYRQITLAALRSRFTPTPMAMDAAMAYGDVVAAWKHYLAHDNKGRGVVLIGHSQGSRMITELVAKEIEGKPVHQQLISVMPIGANLNVPKGQDVGSAFKSTPLCRSASQTGCAVSYVSFRANTPPPQGSLFGRATGNDSVACNNPAALAGGAAQPKAWFSKRADVSVATGTGTPRWQALVASVDTPFFALPGLVTTQCKSDANGSYLAMTVNPDARTDDIGGDVVVGGKVVDTWGLHLIDVSLAIGDIVDLVGTQGKAYLAKTK, encoded by the coding sequence GTGGCAGCACCGGTCTCGACCGGCAGCGTCGACTACAGCAGGCCCGACACGTGGCTGTGCCGCCCCGGCCGCAACGATGTCTGCGCGCTGCCGATGAGCGTGACCACCATCACCGCCGACGGCAAGCGCAGCGTGAGCCCGCCCATCGTGGCCAACGCCAACGCGCCGATCGACTGCTTCTACGTCTACCCGACGGTGTCGAACGATCCCGGCGGCAACAGCGACATGAACGCCGGCCCCGAGGAGATCGGCGTCACCTTCGCCCAGTTCTCGCCGCTGCGCACGCAGTGCCGCCTGTTCGCACCGCTCTACCGCCAGATCACGCTGGCCGCGCTACGCAGCCGCTTCACGCCCACGCCGATGGCGATGGATGCAGCGATGGCCTATGGCGACGTGGTGGCCGCCTGGAAGCACTACCTCGCCCACGACAACAAGGGCCGCGGCGTGGTGCTGATCGGCCATTCGCAGGGCTCGCGCATGATCACCGAGCTGGTGGCCAAGGAGATCGAAGGCAAGCCGGTGCACCAGCAGCTGATCTCGGTGATGCCCATCGGCGCCAACCTCAACGTGCCCAAGGGGCAGGACGTGGGCTCCGCCTTCAAGTCGACGCCGCTGTGCCGCAGCGCCAGCCAGACGGGCTGCGCGGTCTCGTATGTCTCGTTCCGCGCCAACACGCCGCCGCCACAAGGCTCGCTCTTCGGCCGTGCCACGGGCAACGACAGCGTGGCCTGCAACAACCCCGCGGCACTCGCCGGCGGTGCCGCACAACCGAAGGCCTGGTTCTCCAAGCGCGCCGACGTGAGCGTGGCCACCGGCACCGGCACGCCCAGGTGGCAGGCGCTGGTGGCCTCGGTCGACACGCCCTTCTTCGCGCTGCCCGGCCTCGTCACCACGCAGTGCAAGAGCGATGCGAACGGCAGCTACCTCGCGATGACCGTCAACCCCGACGCCCGCACCGACGACATCGGCGGCGACGTGGTGGTGGGCGGCAAGGTGGTCGACACCTGGGGCCTGCACCTGATCGACGTGAGCCTGGCCATCGGCGACATCGTCGACCTGGTGGGCACGCAGGGCAAGGCCTACCTGGCCAAGACGAAGTAG